One window from the genome of Malus domestica chromosome 01, GDT2T_hap1 encodes:
- the LOC139196112 gene encoding uncharacterized protein, whose product MILYRNNNNLMCKIFATTLQGKVQDWFYTLPPQSIQSFNELSLVFTKEFTSFPLIKKKSDHLFNVKKNPKKYFHDYVKRFKAEKAKIVGCNDSIASAAFQKGLPADHLLFRELIMKEELTLVDSFALTEKHALWDEARRCTFKVNSSDLEYEVPHYSKGDSRSDQTNSRT is encoded by the coding sequence atgatcctctatcgaaacaacaacaatctcatgtgcaagatattcgccaccactctacaaggcaaggtgcaagattggttctacaccctaccgccacaatccatccagaGTTtcaacgaactttctttggttttcaccaaagaatttaCATCATTTCCCTTgatcaagaagaagtccgaCCACTTGTTTAACgtcaagaaaaacccaaagAAGTACTTTCACGACTATGTGAaaaggttcaaagcagagaaggcaaagatagttggatgcaacgactcgatagctagtgcagccttccaaaaaggactcccAGCAGACCACCTGTTGTTTagagaattgatcatgaaagaagaactAACTCTGGTGGACTCTTTCGCTCTgacagagaagcatgcactttgggacgaggctcgccGATGCACATTCAAGGTAAATTCGAGcgatcttgaatatgaagtcCCCCACTACTCTAAAGGAGATTCAAGGTCTGACCAGACAAACAGCCGTACTTAA